Below is a window of Catharus ustulatus isolate bCatUst1 chromosome 36, bCatUst1.pri.v2, whole genome shotgun sequence DNA.
GGCTCCAggggggccggggctggggacagcgagggggggggcagcagggccagcgtGGGGCAGGGTCCCAGGGGGGGCTCCAGGTCCTGggaattggggggaaatggagaaaaaaggggaatttggggtctgtAAGTGTGAAGGACACACCCCAGGGGATGGGTCTGAGTTGTTAAGGAGGGATCGGCCCcatggaaaaagggattttgccgattttgggaggatttgcCCCATTTGGTtcccatcagcacagagcaggagccccGCCCCCAGCAGCACTCGATTTGCATAGCCACGCCCCGCCAGCGGCAAAACGAGAGAAATAAAGCGTTCTGATTTGCATAGCCACGCCCATCTTGTTTTCCACACTCCTCGCTATTTAAATAGCCCCGCCCACACAGCGCTCTCTATTTGCATAACCCCGCCCACACGGCGCTTCTATTTGCATAACCCCACGCACCCAATACTTTGTTATTTGTATAATCCCGCCCACCCAACGGTTCTATTTGCATAACCCCGCCCATCCAGCGATCGCTATTTGCATAACGCCATTCCCAAACAATCCCCGCCGTTATTTGCATAACCCCGCCCCTTCCCCGCACCCGccacacccccaaaccccaaaaccccgcCCACTCTGCGGCCCTCTTTGCATAACCCCGcccccccctttccccctcagCGCTCTCCCCTCACCTGCGGCCGCGCTCGGtagcggcggcgcggcgggacCGACCCGGGCGCTGCAGCCGCTGCCGGGGCCCAGGCGCGGCCGGGCCGGAGGCGGACGGCGGCGGTGACGGTGGCGGTGACGTGCCGGTACATGGCGGCCACCCCGTCCCGCTGGTCGCTGTCGCCGGTGGCGCTGCcgcctcctcttcccctcacgCCGGGCGCTCGTTCCGCGCCTGCGCGGCGCCGCGCGCGCTTCCCCCTCTGAGCGCAGCGCGCATGCGCGGAGCGCGGGAAGGTGACCCGGAGCCGGCTGCGCATGCGCGGTGCTGCCGCGCTGGCTCCGCCCACCCGCCGTTCATTCATGTGGGAGCggaggggcggggcctcgcGGAGGGAACCAATAGGAAGCGCTTTCTCACGCTCGTGGGCGGGATCATTGCTATATATGGGCATAGTAGTAGATAAGCCACGCCCACACGCGGAAAAGACGGAAGGAAGGAGCCAAAGGTCGGAGTCGCCGATTTATTGAAATGGCCCCAAAAAACGGGGCGGGGAAGGGGGGCCCGGGGGGTTGTGGGGTGGGAACTGGTCCCAGTGGGGCGGGAACTGGTCCCAGTGGGGCGGGAACTGGCTCCCAGTGGAGTTATGGGGTGGGAACTGGTTCCCAGTGAGGTTGTGGGGCAGGAACTGGTCCCAGTTGAGTCGGGACCTGGTTCCCAGTAGGGTTATGGGGCAGGAACTGGTTCCCAGTGTGGTTATGGGGTGGGAACTGGTTCCCAGTAGGGTTATGGGACAGGAACTGGTTCCCAGTAGGGTTATGGGACAGGAACTGGTTcccagtggggctgtggggcaggaacTGGTCCCAGTTGAGGTGGGATTTGGTTCCCAGTGTGATTATGGGACAGGAACTGGTTCCCAGTAGGGTTATGGGCAGGCACTGGTCCAGGTTGAGGCTTCCAGTGGGGTGGGAACTGGTCCCAGTGGAACAGGAACTGGTTCCAATGGGGTTACTGGTCAGGAACTGGTCCCAGTTGAGGCAGGAACTGGTCCCAGTTAAGTCAATGGCGGGGGGTCAGTGGCCAGAATGGGGGGGTCAGTGGCCATAGAGGAGGGGTCAGTGGCcatggggaggggtcagtggcCATGGGGGGGGTCAGTGGCcgtggggggaggggctggggggagctcAGCGGCCGACACgtcccagggagctgtggggggagggggagacGCTTAAACTGAGCCTAAAACCGAGCTCAAAACCCCTGAAAGGGAGCCCAGAACTCATCCCAAAGCTGAGCCCAAAGTGGAGCCCAAACCAAACCTGAATGTCAGCCCAAAGTGAGCTCAAAGCCCGGCCTAAGCCAAACCCAAACTGCCCAAAACTGAGCCCAAAACTGAGCCCAAAACTGAGCCCAAAACTGGGCCCAAAGTGAGCTCAAAGCCCAGCCTAAGTCAAAGCCCAAACTGCcgaaaccaaacccaaaactaGGCCCAAAGCCAGCTCAAAGCTTGACCTAAGCCAAACCCAAACTTCCCAAATAGAACCCAAAGCTGGGCCCAAGTAGAACCCAAAGCTCAGTCCAGAACTGAACTCAAACCCGTCCCAAAGCCCATCCCAAGCCCATCACAAACCCAAAGCCCAGCCCAAagcccatcccaaacccaaatctATCCCAAACTAACCCAAatcaatcccaaacccaaacccaaatccattCCAAAGTCCAGTCCCAAactgatcccaaacccaaagcccatcccaaacccaaacccatcccaaagcccagccccaaactgatcccaaatccatcccaaactgatcccaaacccaaatccaaacccaaacccgTCCCAAGCCCATCCCAAactgatcccaaacccaaactgatcccaaacccatcccaaacccaaacccaaactgatcccaaacccaaactgatcccaaacccaaaccccatcccaaaccccatcccaaacccatcccaaactgatcccaaacccaaacccaaactcatctcaaacccaaacccaaaccccatcccaaacccaaactgatcccaaacccaaacccatcccaaacctaAACCCtgatccatcccaaacccaaatgcAAACCCAAACTGatccaaaacccaaacccaaactgatcccaaaccccatcccaaaaccATCCCCATCCTAAaaccatccccatcccaaatccaagcccaaatccatcccaaaccaaccgaaatccaccccaaaccccatcccaatcccatccccatcccaaccccatctCAAACCTgaacccatcccaaatccatctcaAACTGAtcccaaccccaaccccaaagTCCATCCCCCACCCCCCCGTACCTGGCTCTGCGCGGGGCGGGCTCGGGGGGGCTCTGGGCGTCGCCCCCGGGGCTGTCGCGGCGCAGCAGGAACGGCCGCAGGGAGCCCCGCACCGGGGAGCCCCGAGACAGGTTAAAGGGCCAGGGGGGCTCCGCCTCCTCACGCAGaactggggggacagggacacacccaggGGTCAGACACACCtactgaccacacccactgaccacacccatGGACacacccactgaccacacccacactgaccacacccactgaccacacccatGGACacacccacactgaccacacccatggacacacacactgaGCACGGCCATGGTTAAAGGGCCAGGGGGGCTCGGCCTCCTCACGgagaactggggggaaaaacacccactgaccacacccactgaccacacccatGGACACACCCATGGACacacccactgaccacacccacactgaccacacccacactgaccacacccacactgaccacacccacacTGAGCACGGCCAGGGTTAAAGGGCCAGGGGGGCTCAGCCTCCTCACGGAgaactggggacacagggacacacccaTGGACacacccactgaccacacccatGTACacacccactgaccacacccactgaGCACAGCCATGGTTAAAAGGCCAGGGAGGCTCGGCCTCCTCACGCAGAACTGGGGACACACCCAGGGTCACACCCAGTGACCacacccacactgaccacacacactgaccacacccacactgaccacacccatGACCACAcccacactgagcacagccagggttaAAGGGCCAGGGGGGCTCGGCCTCCTCACGGACAACTGGGGACACACCCAGGGGTCAGACacacccacactgaccacacccactgaccacacccattgaccacacccactgaccacacccactgaGCACAGCCATGGTTAAACGGCCAGAGGGGCTCGGCCTCCTCACACAGAACTGGGGGGGGGGGAAacacccactgaccacacccatgaccacacccactgacccacccacactgaccacacccacactgaccacacccacacTGACacacccactgaccacacccacatTGACCacacccacactgaccacacccatTGACacacccactgaccacacccacacGGACCACACCCATGGATACACCCATTGACACACCCACTGACCACATCCACATTGACCACACCCATTGACacacccactgaccacacccacatTGACCACACCCATTGACACACCCACTCTGACCACGCCCACGctgaccacacccactgaccacacccatTGACACACCTACACTGGCCACACCCATGAtcacactgaccacacccatGGACACACCCAGGATCAcagccacactgaccacacccagTGACACACACCCAGTGACCACACCCATACTGACCACACCCATGGACacacccacactgaccacacccatGACCACACCCATGGACacacccacactgaccacaACCATGACCACACCCATTACCACACCCACACTGGTCACACCCATGACCACACCCACTCTGGCCACACCCAGGACCACACCCATGGATacacccacactgaccacacccacactgaccacacccactgaTCACACCCATAACCacacccacactgaccacacccagGGTCACACCCATGACCACACCCACTCTGACCacgcccccggccccgcccgtGTCTCACAGTCGCGCTCGCTCAGTGAGTACGGCTTGATCGGCTCCTCCGGCCGCGGCCGCGGGAACGGGCGccgggcaggggctgcagggaaccAAAATTACCtcaaaatacacccaaaatacactcaaaacacacacaaaattcatccaaaattatttcaaaatacagccaaaattcatcccaaaatacacccaaaatatACCTAAAATGCACtcaaaatacacacaaaattcgtcccaaaaaacacccaaaatccatTCAGGAATACACCAAAATCCATACCAAATACACCTAAAATATACCCAAAATTATCCTAAAATGCACCCAGAAttaatcccaaatccatcctaaaatacacccaaaatatacccaaaatacacccaaaattcatcctaaaatacacccaaaatacacccaaaattatctcaaaatagacccaaaattcatcccaaatccatcttAAAATatacccaaaatccacccaaaatccaccccaaaatcccctccaaaattcacccaaaatttttcccaaaatcttccaaatccaccccaaaatgaaTCTCAAAAttcttccccaaatcctccaaatcCACCTCAGAATCCACCCAAATCCACTCAAAATttgtcccaaaatcccccaaatccacccaagGAATTTGGAATCTGCCAagagatttttctggaaaaaaaatctgaaaatttcaATCCCAAACTCACCGGTTCTGGTGgagaaaaatccctcaaaaatgacaaaattgttcacctgggagaagagagaataacaaattccatttttaattttattttaatttttgctaattgaatttccctgcttttttcATACCtataaacaaacacaaaaattaaacttgAGTTTTTTTCGTGATTTCCATACATTTAACTCAAAATCAAGcacttaatttattttatttaagttaacttattttaatttaattcaattaactaatttcatttattttattttattttatttatttaatttacaataaaatgtttttattttcttttccccacctGTGGGATAAGGTTACAGAGCccaaatgtttaatttaatttaatttaatttaatttaatttacaataaaaacaaaaaaatatttttatttcttacacAACCTGAGGAATGAggtcccagaccccaaaatgtttttactttattttattttatttatttaatttgcaataaaattattttcttttccctaccTGAGGAATGAGGTCACAGAGCCTGAAatgttttaacttttatttaattaacttaatttattttatttattcattttatttatttaatttccaataaaaacaataaaatatttttatttttctttcccacctGAGGGATGAGGTCCCAGAGCCcgaaatgttttaatttaacttcatttaattaatttaattaatttatttattttattttatttatttaatttctactaaaaataataaaatatttttatttttccctttgcccACCTGAGGGATGAGGTCCCAGAGCCCGAAATGCtttaatttaactttatttaattaatttaaatttttttattttattttatttatttaattcccactaaaaataataaaatatttttattttttgctttgccCACCTGAGGGATGAGGTCCCAGAGCCCAAAGTGTTTTCTGAGGAACCCCAGGAGTTTCTCTGAGGGTCTGTCCACCGCCAGCTGCTCGGGCCGCACCCGCTCCCGCTAcaattttggggtaatttcagCAAATTTGGGGCAATTTCAGGCTCCAccaacccccaaattcccattttccccaaattcccttttttttctcccaaaaaaatcccattttttcaccctaaaattcaatttcttgcccccaaaatccaattttttccacccaaaatcccattcttttaacccaaaaatccccatttctcctccaaaaaaatcccttttttcccaaaaaatcacttttttccccccaaatccccattttttctcccgaaaatttccatttttcctcccaaaatccccatttttccccccaaattgctttaattttttcccccaaatccccattaTTTTCCCgccaaaatctccattttttacCACGAAAATCCccacttttttcccaaaaaatcacttttttccccccaaaccctcatatttacccccaaaacccccatatattttcccccaaaaatattaatttttaatttttttgcccaAACTCCCCATTTTTTAACCCCAAACCTTCAGCATCTCCTCAAAGAGCTCCCGGCCCAGCCCCCGGCGCTGCTGGGACTCGTGGAtgtaaaaatccaaaacacaaagaGGCTCGACCTGCAGGTGGGCCCCAGCACGGTCCTGGCAGggacataaaaatgaaataaatgggaCCCAAATCCTGAGggatttaccccaaaatcccatccaggtcctggcagggaaataaaaacacaacTGAGACACCAAATCTCGCGAGATTGACCCCAAATCCCGCgggattcaccccaaatctcgcgggattcaccccaaatctcgcgggattcaccccaaatctcgcgggattcaccccaaatctcGCGCGACTCACCCCAAATCCCGCGCGACTCACCCCAAATCCCGCGCGACTCACCCCAAATCTCGCGGGATTTACTCCAAATCCCACGCGATTCAGGCCCAATCTCGCGCGATTCACCCCAAATCTCGCGCgattcaccccaaaacacaaagagGCTCGGCCTGCAGGTAGGCCCTGGCACGGTCTTGGCAAggacataaaaatgaaataaatgggaCCCAAATCTCGCGGGATTCACTCCAAATCTCGCgggattcaccccaaatctcacGGGATGCACCCCAAATCTCGCGCGACTCACCCCAAATCTCGTGGGATTCACTCCAAATCCCACGCGATTCAGGCCCAATCTCGCGTGATTCACCCCAAATCTCGCGCAATTCAGGCCCAATCTCGCGGGATTCACTCCAAATCCCGtgggattcaccccaaaacacaaagagGCTCGGCCTGCAGGTAGGCCCTGGCACGGTCTTGGCAAGgacataaaaaagaaataaatgggaCCCAAATCTCGCGGGATTCACTCCAAATCTCACGtgattcaccccaaatcccgtGCGATTAACCCCAAATCTCGCGTGATTCACCCCAAATCTCGCGcgattcaccccaaatcccgcgcgattcaccccaaatcccgcgcgattcaccccaaatcccacgCGATTCAGGCCCAATCTCGCGtgattcaccccaaatcccgcgcgattcaccccaaatcccgcgcgattcaccccaaatcccgcgcgattcaccccaaatcccgcgcgattcaccccaaatcccgcgcgattcaccccaaatcccgcgcgattcaccccaaaacacaaagagGCTCGGCCTGCAGGTAGGCCCTGGCGCAGTCTTGGCAAggacataaaaatgaaataaatgggaCCCAAATCTCGCGGGATTCACTCCAAATCTCGCgggattcaccccaaatctcacGGGATGCACCCCAAATCTCGCGCGACTCACCCCAAATCCCGCGCGACTCACCCCAAATCCCGCGCGACTCACCCCAAATCTCGTGGGATTTACTCCAAATCCCACACGATTCAGGCCCAATCTCGCGTGATTCACCCCAAATCTCGCgggattcaccccaaatctcgcgggattcaccccaaaacacaaagagGCTCGGCCTGCAGGTAGGCCCTGGCACAGTCTTGGCAAggacataaaaatgaaataaatgggaCCCAAATCTTGCaagattcaccccaaaatcccgtcCCAGTCTCACCAGCAGGAAAAGTTTCTTGTAGCCAACTTTGAGGAACCCGAGCACGGCGCctctgggggggctggggggaaatttggaggGGGGTTAAgacattttggggggatttgggggatttgaggagaATTCAGGGGGgattggggagattttggggggacttagaaggggaaaggaggatatgagagggaaatttggggggtttagggggatTTGAATGATCCTGGGACGTCTCAGGGATTGGAGTGGGGTCTGAGGGGGCTCTTgaaaggaaatttggggggattttggggatgtatttgggctattttagggaatattttgggatgaTCTTGGAGATATttagggaatattttgggatgaTTCTAGGGATGTActggggatattttagggatattttgaGGCGATTTTAGGCTCTCACCAGGTGTCCCTCAGGATGTACAGCACGTGCCGGTTGCTCTCCATTCGGGTCGCGCTGGTCACGGGGGTGGAGAGGCCCTGGGCCtgcctggggggacacgggacccccccatgacccccccaggaccctccgTGACCCCTCATTCCCTCCCTGGATCCCCTCAAATCCTCTGAGACCCCCCAGTTCCCCACTGGGACCCCCCATTTGACCTGTCATTgtccccagagaccccccaggacccctcagtgacccctgggaccccccaagCTCCACCCTCCCAttgtccccagcagccccccagtactcccagtgccccccaccTTGGCCGAGGCCTTGCCCAGTTCATCGATCACcgtcctcagctgctgctccagctcctccctgcaccGAGGGGACACCAAGAGGAGCCATTGTCACCGCACTTTCCCCtcacaaaaaccacaaaaaccacaaaatcctcaaaaaaaaccaccccaaaatcgcGGGGCCCGCCAGTTTCCCGGCATGCCCCGCGCCCGCCCTTCCCGCCCTGCCCCGCGCGAACCCCGGTACCGTTTGACGGTGCCGCCGCGCCCCGCGGGCCGCAGGTGCTGATCCACGACGCAAAAGCGCTCGCCCAGCACCGGGGCCAGATCGAACGGGAACTCCATGATCgagccccgggcccggcccggcccggcccggccccgccgccgcctccgcccgccgggcccggcccggccgccacCGCCACGGC
It encodes the following:
- the ATAT1 gene encoding alpha-tubulin N-acetyltransferase 1 isoform X2; protein product: MEFPFDLAPVLGERFCVVDQHLRPAGRGGTVKREELEQQLRTVIDELGKASAKAQGLSTPVTSATRMESNRHVLYILRDTCPPRGAVLGFLKVGYKKLFLLDRAGAHLQVEPLCVLDFYIHESQQRRGLGRELFEEMLKRERVRPEQLAVDRPSEKLLGFLRKHFGLWDLIPQVNNFVIFEGFFSTRTAPARRPFPRPRPEEPIKPYSLSERDFLREEAEPPWPFNLSRGSPVRGSLRPFLLRRDSPGGDAQSPPEPAPRRASSLGRVGR
- the ATAT1 gene encoding alpha-tubulin N-acetyltransferase 1 isoform X1, producing MEFPFDLAPVLGERFCVVDQHLRPAGRGGTVKREELEQQLRTVIDELGKASAKAQGLSTPVTSATRMESNRHVLYILRDTCPPRGAVLGFLKVGYKKLFLLDRAGAHLQVEPLCVLDFYIHESQQRRGLGRELFEEMLKRERVRPEQLAVDRPSEKLLGFLRKHFGLWDLIPQVNNFVIFEGFFSTRTAPARRPFPRPRPEEPIKPYSLSERDFLREEAEPPWPFNLSRGSPVRGSLRPFLLRRDSPGGDAQSPPEPAPRRASSLGRVGR